The nucleotide window CAGTGCAGAAGACATTTACAAGGAAACCGCTGATCTTGGCTATATAACGCAGGAAATTAAAGATAAGATGCTTGCTATGGTTGTACCCATGTATAATCAATTTTCGATGGATAAGAAAAGAGAGTCTGTGTTGCTGGATGGCGGACTTGTCTCTATGCAGTTTATGCTTACGGCACATGCTCATGGTTATGCGACAAATCCAATGTCAGGCTTTAACAAAGAGAAGATTGCAGCAGTATTGGGATTAGATCCAGAGCGATATGTTCCAATACTGCTCATTTCAATCGGCAAGGCAGCTTCAGATGCGCGCCCGCCTGTTCGTCTTCCGATCAGCCAAATTACAGAGTGGAAATAACAGAATTTTCACTCGAAAAAATGCCTCAACTATAGTACCAATGAAAGTCGCTATTTTAGCGGCTTTTTTTGTTTTAATAGTCTCAAGACTTGACCTACAGTCAACTCTATGTCTTATACTTCGAATAGCCTTGAAAATTATATAAAGAATTGGAGATTTATTTAACATGACGAAGAGTACAAATTGGAGTGTTTTTGGATTGGCAATACTCCTTGGTTTATTTTCTACATTAGGTCCATTTACGATTGATATGTATTTACCGGCTTTTCCGGAGATTGCACAAAATATGAATACAACGGCATCACTTGTACAATTTAGTCTTACTGCCTGTTTATTAGGACTCGGTGTAGGACAACTCGTAATGGGTCCTTTGAGTGACGCGTACGGTAGACGTAGACCATTGTTAATCTGCATGGCAGCCTATATTATTTGTTCCTTGGCATGTGCTTTTGCTCCGAATATCGGACTATTGATTTTGTTTCGTTTCACGCAAGGATTTGCGGCTTCAGCTGGAATTGTCATTTCCCGTGCGATAGCTAGAGATCTGTACAGTGGACATGAACTCACTAAATTTTTCTCTTTGCTTTTGCTTGTAGGGAATTTGGGCCCTTTGG belongs to Paenibacillus sp. FSL H8-0079 and includes:
- a CDS encoding nitroreductase family protein yields the protein MNSITKDFSEVLHGRRTIKKYDPNYKISREEITEMLEDAALAPSAFNLQPWRFVVIDSDKGKEDLLEIAPFNFSQINTSSAVIAVFGDLNFVDSAEDIYKETADLGYITQEIKDKMLAMVVPMYNQFSMDKKRESVLLDGGLVSMQFMLTAHAHGYATNPMSGFNKEKIAAVLGLDPERYVPILLISIGKAASDARPPVRLPISQITEWK